In the genome of Vicia villosa cultivar HV-30 ecotype Madison, WI linkage group LG7, Vvil1.0, whole genome shotgun sequence, one region contains:
- the LOC131618999 gene encoding uncharacterized protein LOC131618999 has translation MVNNKNVWFKKNDGKRMVVTCEEVCKYYMRFSKRDRNQYWQITSLFDEHTCARTAYNGQSKIGWLAKQFVHILRHAPNMKSVGLIAVEIEILGVKLLVDQENRAQSKVVELIQGVGRDQFTHLRSYAQELLNSNPNSSVILQYTDSTNGPVSERIYVCLRACKVAFAKFCRPLICLDACFLKDDYGGQLMAAVGSDGNNQLFPIAYVVVEAETKDSWEWFINILLEDLQSINNVPYAFISDQQKGLIPSVQGISEHVEQRLCVKLLYENW, from the exons ATGGTTAACAATAAAAATGTGTGGTTCAAAAAGAATGATGGAAAAAGGATGGTGGTCACTTGTGAAGAGGTTTGTAAATATTACATGAGGTTTAGTAAGAGGGATAGAAATCAATATTGGCAAATTACTAgtttgtttgatgaacatactTGTGCTAGGACTGCATACAACGGACAATCCAAGATTGGATGGTTGGCAAAGCAGTTTGTCCACATACTCAGACACGCTCCAAACATGAAATCAGTTGGGTTAATAGCTGTAGAAATTGAAATATTGGGTGTGAAACTGTTAGTAGATCAGGAAAATAGAGCTCAGTCAAAAGTAGTGGAATTGATACAAGGGGTTGGGAGGGATCAGTTCACACATCTGAGGAGTTATGCACAAGAACTTCTGAATTCAAACCCTAACAGCAGTGTAATTTTACAGTATACTGATTCAACTAATGGACCTGTATCTGAAAGAATATATGTGTGTTTAAGAGCGTGTAAAGTTGCATTTGCTAAATTTTGTAGACCATTAATATGTTTGGATGCATGCTTTCTGAAAGATGACTATGGGGGACAATTGATGGCAGCTGTTGGAAGTGATGGGAATAACCAACTATTTCCCATTGCATATGTTGTTGTAGAAGCTGAGACTAAGGATTCTTGGGAGTGGTTCATAAATATTCTCCTTGAAGACTTGCAGTCAATTAACAATGTTCCATATGCCTTTATCTCAGATCAACAAAAG GGACTTATTCCATCTGTTCAAGGCATAAGTGAACATGTTGAGCAGAGGTTGTGTGTAAAACTTCTGTATGAAAATTGGTAA